The DNA sequence CTTTTTTAGGATCATAGACACTGTTGATTCTTAACAATTGCTGTGTAAAGGAGATTAACTCTTCTTCATTAACCATATTCACTACATTCAAATAGGAGTTTCCTATTAAGTTTTCCGTCATTCCTTACACCTCCAATTCTAAAAATAACATCTATTAATATCATGAGACTATAGAACTCTATAAAAATTCTAATAATATAGAATATTTAGATAATTATTAAGCTAATAGGGCTACTGATTTTTTTCTAATACAGTTATTAAATTGGTAAGCACCTTGTTAACTGGTGTTTTCACACCTAATTTTTCACCTTCGGTGACAACAGCCCCATTAATCATAGCTATTTCTGTTTTTCTTTTGTTTAAAAGGTCTTGAAGCATAGAGGATTTATTTAGAGCTGTAGCTCTACAAATTTTCTTTGTGTGGGCTACGGGATCACCGTAGGGTAGCTCTATCCCCCTAGCCATAGCTACAGCAAGTGCCTCTTCTACAGCTAGTTCCAGCAATTCCTCTGTTTCCTCAAACTCTACTAATTGTCCATTTCTTAGATTAGTAATGGCAGTCAAAGCATTGATACCTACATTGACTAAGAGCTTTCCCCAAATTAACCCAAGAACGTTATTAGAAATATTGGTTTTTAGACCTCCAGCTGTAAAAGCTTTATGGATTTCTTTTATCCTTGGGGAAGTAGTACCATCTAGTTCTCCTATATAGGTATCACCTACACCTGCATGATTGATTTTTCCTGGTGCCAGCAGGGTACAACCTTGAGCAGTTGTTCCAGCAATAATATTTTTTTTATCTAT is a window from the Natronincola ferrireducens genome containing:
- a CDS encoding ketopantoate reductase family protein; amino-acid sequence: MKIAIIGAGAMGSLYGGLLAEGGQEVLLVDVWQEHVDTINQWGLSMEGVNGHRTIKNIKATTNPSYAEAMDLVIVFVKSTITHIAVSQHKKLCDNNTTVLTLQNGLGNIEKIMETIDKKNIIAGTTAQGCTLLAPGKINHAGVGDTYIGELDGTTSPRIKEIHKAFTAGGLKTNISNNVLGLIWGKLLVNVGINALTAITNLRNGQLVEFEETEELLELAVEEALAVAMARGIELPYGDPVAHTKKICRATALNKSSMLQDLLNKRKTEIAMINGAVVTEGEKLGVKTPVNKVLTNLITVLEKNQ